The region CAGAAGGTTCTATTGCAGAAGGTTATCTAGCTGAAGAGTGCCTAGTGTTTTGTTCTAGATACATGCATGATGGTGTGAAGACAAGATTTAGTAGATATTGGTGGAATGATGATAGAATTACATCCATCGATGTATCATTGCCTATTTTCCCTAAGATAGGTCATCCTATTGGAGGGAAGAAAAAAAGACAGGGGAAGGCATTTGCTTTAGATCATAAATTACTAGAGCAAGCTCATCGATATGCTTTGTTCAATTGCCAAGACAAAATTGTTGAGAAATATATAAAGtaagttgtaatttttttttacttaatcaCATGTCTGTTTTGAATTTTGCATAATTTTAactgtgtttttaaaattataatttttttatgtaggGAACATCAAGACTTAATTCAACGTCGAAGAAGGGTAAGTAGATGGGCAAGAGAAAAAATCCATAGTCAAGAATTTGCACAATGGTTTCAAGGCAAAATTACAAATGTAGAAGTTCCAGAATATATTCTATGGCTATCAAAAGGACCAAACACTGTTGTTAAGAGGTATGCTGGATATTTCATCAATGGGTATCGTTTTCATACTAGGAAAAGAGATGCTCGGTGTAAGACTCAAAATAGTGGAGTTACTTTAAAAGCACTTACCCCTAGCTTTGCAAGTTCAAAGGATTCGAATCCTGTTGTTGGAGACGTCACCTACCATGGAGCTATAGAGGAGATCATTGAGCTTGATTATTGGGGTTATTTTAGTGTGGTTTTATTCAGGTGTGTTTGGTTTCAAGTGGAGAAGGATGAATATGGGCTGAATTGTGTTAACATCAACAAACTTTGTTATCCAGATGATCCTTTTGTCATGGCTTCTCAAGTCCATCAGATATTTTATGTCAAAGACCCAATTGAAGAAGCACTCTATTATGTCATTGCAAAAGTTCCTAGAGATTTATTTGACCTTCAATATGAGAATTGTGATGCAGAAACATTTTGGGGAGAGCCTAATGAATTGATAAGTGGTGATTCACTTGCAACGTCTAGTGATAATCCTATAACTTGGATTAGAGAAGATGCTTTTACTGATATTTTGGATGTGCCATTACATATATTAGAAACACAGCTGCCTTTAGATAACAATGATGAAGATTCAGATTTTGATGATACTGATTGGGATTGGATGAGTCCAAGTGACTGATATTtagatttttcttcttcttcttgataAGGTATTTTCTTTGCTTTTGGTTTGTCGACTGAATTGCGTCCAGATTTGATGTTCATGCTGGACAATATGGTGATGAAGAGTAGAGCCTCATTTTTTGGAATTGTGGTCCTAGTGGAAGAATGTGTTAAAAGTCTGCATTTGCTTGCCTGTGACTGAAACTGTTCTTGCTGCTGTTTATAAGGCTTTGAATGATCAGCATGTACTTCTTGAAGGCACTCTTCTTAAGCCTAACATGGTTACTCCTGGTTCAAGTGGCCCCAAGGTACTGATATATTTATTCTAGGAAATTTTAAACATTGAGacatgttttaaatattttatttttaattaataaatatttgcaatttatttttaaaaatttatttgatttttattattttatgaattttaaaataataaaaataaataactaacACTGCATGAAAAACTAACACtgcatattatttaaaaataatatttaaaaatatacacaCTATTGAATTTCACACTATTGAAtttcatgaaaaaataaataactaacactgcatattatttaaaaatatacattgaatcaaatattattgtaatttcATTGAACTATTATCTTTTGATGTAAAATAGGATTACAGAGTTGTACATAAAATGGGATTAGTTTAAACCAAAGCCATAGTAAAGATTGGCTGTTTGACCCAATATTTCAAACTTTACTCTAAATGCTGCCGTTTTGGTCCAATGCTGCCGTTTTGGTCCATGGTAGGTGACGTCTctccaaaatttcaaattaaacaccaaatttcaaattaaatttcaaatttcatcTCTCCAAAATTTCATCTCTCCAAATTTCATCTCTCCAAAAAATGATAATCATGATTTGTGTGAATCTCAGCTTTGCGATTTAGGTAACCTTCATGATTTCGTCTCTTTCAATCTTCCATAGCCATCGTCATCTTCAAAGGTAACCTTCGTCTCTTTCAATCTCAGCTTTGCGATTTAGGGTTtctctttcaatttttattttcattgctAACATCTCTTTCTCTTCTAGGGTTTACTGATCTCTTCAAATGTCTTCTTTAAGGTTTGTATAATTTACTGATTCTTCTTTAATCTTCAATGTAATTAGGGTTTACAGTTTGTGAAATAAATTCTTATGattgaatttgaaaattagAAAAGTAGGTCTGATATTAGTCGTGATTCCTTAGGTCTGATAATTTATTTCACAAACTGTAAATTCTTATGATTGCATTTGCTTTAGATCCTTCTTTTAGTTGcttaaaataattgaacataGAGATAAATGACATCTTAACTTGTGAATATTTCATTGAACTTAATAAGGACTAGGAAATATGTTCAGATGTGAACTATTGTTATATGATTTTGCATATCCGAAAATAAGCATCATTGCTGTGAGTTGCTTCCTCATCATCTTCTTACAAGGTTAGTAAATGAATAAGGCCTAAATACTCACCATTTCTAACTCTTCTTGTACATGAAAAACAATATGCAGTAGCATAATTATACTATAGTTTCATTTATTGTATTGATTAGTCAATGCCTATGATTAGGGTTCATATTGTTTCTTTTAAGTCAATGCAACAACAGactaataaaaaatgtaaatgaGTTAAAATGTCGAGTTCATATTGTTTCTTTTAAGTCAGGAACTTGGCCTTTTTATGCAAAGTTCATGGGGAAAACTATACTTTTGTTGATATATTATGTAAAGGattatgtttcatttttttttgtattatttggatCAATGATCTATgtaatttaaaagatttattgGTTAGTTTTTTTGTGAATGCTCTTAGTTAAGTTTGAGTTATAAGTGTAGTTATTTTCTTTGTGAAATGCAGGTCTGGCTTTCATCCAGAtaacttgaaacattttaagagaaagaaaaatggaAAGAAAAATATTGTTGAAGTGAggtcaacaaaaaaaatatactgcCACAGATTTGCAGCCAGGCCTAAGAATCAAAATAGTCAATCGACTCATTCTTATTCAGGATCTAGGACTTCAAAGGAAAAAAGAACTAAAGAAAAAAGCGGTGAAGTGAAATCCACGGGAGCAGCTCATGCAATTGAAGAGGATTTAGTCGATGATGCTATTGTTAGCGAAAAGCAAAGAGAACAAGAACATCTCGAAAAGGATACGGAGGAGCAAGAAGAAACCGAACATCTTGATGAGAATATTGAAGTACAACCGAATGAAGAGACAAGTTCAGGTATCAAAGATTCTTAGTATTATTAGTATCAAAGATTCTTAGTATTATTTTGTCAAGTGTGTGCTGCTTTAAATGCATGGTGCCTGAAGCTATGAAGAGCATGGACTCCTTTTAGCATTAGAGATTTTTTTACAGATTATTTAATGGTCAGCTAGGCAGCTTGGGGCTCTTGTTACTGCATTGTTCTGAAAGAATAATGTTATATCTGAATCTGATCATTGCATTTTTTTGCTGAATTACAGAATAAAGTTCATGTTAGTGTAGATATGGTAGCTGTTTGTTCACATATTATAACTCGGATTTGTTATGATATTGAGTATGCTCTCAACTAAATTAAGCTTGTGATAGTCTTCTGTTTAATCACCGGTGTGTTCATAGAATATTTCATGAGATTTTCTCTTCAGGTTGTCTATTTCCTTTTCTTATTTGGCCATTTTTCTATTGTTATGATTCTGCCAAGTTGGAGGTAAAAAATGAACATCAACTAAAAGATACATAAGTTAGCATAGTAGCATGTCTGATATGACCTCAATCTTGCTCAGTTCCCTGTTGTTTAgctaaaatttatcaaacataGAAATTGTTTCTTGACAAATCTGCATCTTCTGCCTGTTCCATTTAGGAAAAGAGCCCAAAGAGAAAAGAACTAGAGGACCTACTACATTGAGTAAGGTACACTCAAGGAGAATGGAAGAAAGAAAACCAATAGTTTTAAATGTTCATTTTCAGCCTGTTGGTCCAGATGATTCCACGCTCAATGAGTTTAGTAGCTTTCTCGGTACAATAGCTCGCAATTCCGGACTTGCTCCTTTGAACTATGAGAGCTGGCGTAAAGTACCTTACAAGAAGGAACTATGGAAGTATGTTAAGGTATGAGTCCGATTTTactcatttggatttgattcttttCACGATTAATCATTGagtatgttttaatttatttactgtTGAAACTCTATTGCAGAAAAGGTACATAGTTCCCGAGGAAGGCAAAAGATGGGTTTTGAAAACTATCGGGGATAACTGGAGAGTTTATAAATGCAGATTAAAGAAGAACCATTTTTATAAGTTCAAGACCGATAAATCAAGACTTGCATCTCGTCCATCCCAAGTACCGGAGACGCAATTTAAGGCTCTTATCAACTATTGGaatactgattttgtaaaggtatttttatttatcttattaataTTATTCTTTTCTCAAGATTTTCTATTAAATAATCAGCTTTCATGCCTCATATTCCCCTTGTCATCTCCATCTTGTCTTTTGACAGCGCATTAGTGAGATAAATGTTGAAAATCGGAACCAACAGAAGGATATGCATACTGCAGGGCCAAAAAGTTTTGCTAGAATAAGAAA is a window of Mercurialis annua linkage group LG2, ddMerAnnu1.2, whole genome shotgun sequence DNA encoding:
- the LOC126668519 gene encoding uncharacterized protein LOC126668519, with translation MLDNMWKNVLKVCICLPVTETVLAAVYKALNDQHVLLEGTLLKPNMVTPGSSGPKVTFMISSLSIFHSHRHLQRCELLLYDFAYPKISIIAVSCFLIIFLQVIFFVKCRSGFHPDNLKHFKRKKNGKKNIVEVRSTKKIYCHRFAARPKNQNSQSTHSYSGSRTSKEKRTKEKSGEVKSTGAAHAIEEDLVDDAIVSEKQREQEHLEKDTEEQEETEHLDENIEVQPNEETSSGKEPKEKRTRGPTTLSKVHSRRMEERKPIVLNVHFQPVGPDDSTLNEFSSFLGTIARNSGLAPLNYESWRKVPYKKELWKYVKKRYIVPEEGKRWVLKTIGDNWRVYKCRLKKNHFYKFKTDKSRLASRPSQVPETQFKALINYWNTDFVKRISEINVENRNQQKDMHTAGPKSFARIRKQLQDEKEDKADPTLAEMFIATRKRKAGRSYKESREDTTSKISKLQELLNSGNDSFSTVIGERPPGRAFLYGRGVTRTNLKNGVGCSSSIIVPEELVQSITDKIRKELKDQFDKEMAGYKALLESVMSQVNPTVDEPSENSDSESAQF